The genomic window CCATGCCCCCCACACCCTGGTGTCACCTCCCCGTGTCCTCCATGTCCCCCCCACCTCCACATCCCCCCCACATCCTCCGTGTCCCCCACACCACCATGTCCCCCCACTTCTCCATGTCCCCACCATCCCTGGTGCCACCTCCCCGTGTCCTCCTTGTCCCCACGTGTCCCACCATCCCTGGTGCCACGTGTCCTCCAcctccctgtgtccccccatgtcctccatgtccccccacctccccatgtcccccccaccTCCATGTCCCCCCACGTCCTCCATGTCCCCCACACCCCGGTGCCACCTCCCCGTGTCCCCGCGCGTCCCCGCGCGTCCCCTGACCGGTGACGTTGAGCAGCTTGGGCAGGAAGCGTGTCCAGAAGGCGCAGGCCTGGGCGCGGAGCCCCTGGGCCACGGCCAGCGGCCGGGCGTTGAGCCGGGCGTAACGTTGTCCCGCCGCCGTGTAGGTCGGCCAGCGCCGCTCCCGCTCCGCCGCCTCGTTGGGGTCCCTGCGCCAACGGCCTCAGCGCGGCCACCGCCACCGCCGCGGCCACCACCGCCACCGCCGCCAccaccgccaccgccgccgccgcgcgtGGGCCTCCTCCCGGCCAACCAGCCACGAGGTTTGGCCTCGGCCCTCCCTCCACCCAACCCTTCGATCAACCGTCTCCGTGGGCTTtgctccatccatccctccatctaCCCAGGCTgatctccatccatccatccctccgTCCATCCATGGAGGCTGatctccatccctccatccatccatccctccatctaCCCAGGCTGATCtccatccatccttccatccatccatgGAGGCTgatctccatccatccctccatccatccctccatccatccctccatccatccctccatccatccatccatgtTGGCTtgtctccatccctccatctaCCCAGGCTgatctccatccatccatccctccatccatctgtccatccatccctccatctaCCCAGGCTgatctccatccatccctccatccctccacgCAGGCTgatctccatccatccatccctccctccatccatccctccatccatgTCGGCTtatctccatccatccatctacACAGGCTgatctccatccatccatccctccatccatccatccctccctccatccatccctccatccatccatccctccatccatgTCGGCTtatctccatccatccatctacACAGGCTgatctccatccatccatccatgtCGGCTtgtctccatccctccatccgTCCATGTAGGCTgatctccatccatccctccatccctccacaCAGGCttttctccatccctccatccctccatccatctaCGTAGGCTgatctccatccatccctccttccatccatcccatcccatccatcccatccctccATCTACGTAGGCTTGTCTCCATCCATCCCGTCATCCCTCCATCCATGTCGGCTGATCTCcatccatcccaccccatcccatccctctATCTACGTAGGCTGATCTCCATCCATtgctccatccatccatccatgtAGGCTGatctccatcccatcccaccccatcccaccccatccctctATCCAGGTAGGCTTGTCTCCATCCATCCCTTCATCTATCCATCCATGTTGGCTGatctccatccctccatctaCATAGGCTGAtctccatccatcccatccctccatccatgTCGGCTgatctccatccatccatgtCGGCTTATCTCCATCCATTGCTCCATCCAGGTAGGCTGATCTCCATCCCTCTGTCTACGTAGGCTgatctccatccatccctccttccatccatccatgtCGGCTtatctccatcccatcccaccccaccccatcccatccttCTATCTATGTAGGCTgatctccatccatccatcccatccatccatcccatccctcTATCCAGGTAGGCTTgtctccatccatccctccatctaCGTAGGCTTATCTCCATCCATCCCGTCATCCCTCCATCCATGTCAGCTTATCTCcatccatcccaccccatcccatccctctgTCTACGTAGGCTgatctccatccatccatctatgTAGGCTTAtctccatccatcccatccctccatccatccatgtAGGCTgatctccatccatccatccatccatgtCGGCTGATCTCCATCCATTGCTCCATCCAGGTAGGCTGATCTCCATCCCTCTGTCTACGTAGGCTgatctccatccatccatcccatccatccatccatccctccttccatccatccatgtCGGCTGATCTCcatccatcccaccccatcccatccctctctCTACGTAGGCTgatctccatccatccatcccatccctccatcccttcatccatccctccatccctccctccatgtCGGCTGAtctccaccccaccccacccctctATCCACGCGGGcccatctccatccctccaCCCCGCCCCGCGCCGATGGCCCCATCCCCGGTGACACCTACCCGGTGCGGGCAAAGTTCCCCCAGTAGCGCATGATCCTCCGGCTGAGCTGCTCCTCCTCGGCCGTGTAGTTGAGGCTGGGGTTGAGGGGTTGCCCGAAGACGAACTCGATCTCGTAGCCGTGAGGAACCCCCATCCACGGCGGCCACAGCAGGTTGGACGCTCGATGATCGAAGAGGTAAGCGAAGACCGTCCCGCCCCTCTCCGCCCACCGTTGGGCGAAATGCATCAGGGGACAAACCACGTTGTGATCCCCCACGATGTCGTCCAACGCTTCTCGGTTCTTCACCGGGTTGTCCTGGTCCAACCAATCGGTGTACTGCAAGACCACCGCCTCCGCCGCCAGCTCGTTGGCTTGGGGCACCCCCAACCTCACCCCCCCCAGGAACTCCTCCCGGCTGATCAGGCTCTCGTTATCCTTCCCGAAACCCGGCACGCCGTAGACCAAGAAGTAGGTGCCTTCATCTTGGACGGCTCCCAAAAGTACCTCGGCCTCGGGGCGACCCCCGGTCCCCAACAAGGCTTCGGGGGTGTCCACCAAGAAATCTCCATCCACCACCGGCACGAAGGCGAAGCGGAAGACGCCCTGTTGGGGCAACACCGCCGCCTCCTGCTCTACCAACTCCGGCGGCGTCTTGGCTCGGAGACAACCCAACAGCTCCGTCTCGTTGGCGACggtccccccgccgccgccgccgcaccCCACCAGTTTGCCCAACGTAGCCGCTCGCCGCCGTCCCTCCGCCGCCCCCACGGTGGCCCAA from Balearica regulorum gibbericeps isolate bBalReg1 unplaced genomic scaffold, bBalReg1.pri scaffold_110_arrow_ctg1, whole genome shotgun sequence includes these protein-coding regions:
- the ACHE gene encoding acetylcholinesterase → MGGRAFPAFPVLLLLLLLLPANADDLVVPTAGGPVRGVRLPAGADHVTAFLGIPYAEPPLGRLRFQPPRPARSWRGVLDASSHRHACYQAVDTMFPGFGGSEMWNPNREMSEDCLYLNVWVPAPRPSAAVPVLVWIYGGGFYSGAASLDVYDGRYLAAAEGVVVVSMNYRVGALGFLALPGHPEAPGNVGLLDQRLALRWIQTNVGAFGGDAGAVTLFGESAGAASVGLHLLSAASRPLFRRAVLQSGSPNGPWATVGAAEGRRRAATLGKLVGCGGGGGGTVANETELLGCLRAKTPPELVEQEAAVLPQQGVFRFAFVPVVDGDFLVDTPEALLGTGGRPEAEVLLGAVQDEGTYFLVYGVPGFGKDNESLISREEFLGGVRLGVPQANELAAEAVVLQYTDWLDQDNPVKNREALDDIVGDHNVVCPLMHFAQRWAERGGTVFAYLFDHRASNLLWPPWMGVPHGYEIEFVFGQPLNPSLNYTAEEEQLSRRIMRYWGNFARTGDPNEAAERERRWPTYTAAGQRYARLNARPLAVAQGLRAQACAFWTRFLPKLLNVTGQGTRGDARGHGEVAPG